From the genome of Syngnathus acus chromosome 24, fSynAcu1.2, whole genome shotgun sequence, one region includes:
- the snap91b gene encoding clathrin coat assembly protein AP180 isoform X1 produces MSGQTLTDRIAAAQYQLTGSDMARAVCKATTHEVMAPKKKHLEYLVSATNTTNVNIPQMADTLFERATNASWVVVFKALVTTHHMCVHGNERFIQYLASRTSLFNLSNFIDKTGSNGYDMSTFIRRYGRYLNEKAFAYRQMAFDFTRVKKGAEGVMRTMTTEKLLKGMPVLQTQIDTLLEFDVHPKELNNGIINAAFLLLFKDLVKLFASYNDGIINMLEKYFKMKKSDCKEALEIYKRFLTRVTKIGEFMKLAETVGVDKNDIPDINYAPSSILESLETHMNGLEDVKGGKKGEGSPTKGSPTNNVSPTSTPAKSSNAVPALQPPPGESAAAAAPAAPEPAEDSLLDLDPLSSSGPPAASAGPTSWGDLLGSEMGDSLLAEPALAAEAAAPSPAAADSTPAPAAPEAGVPLAPHSSTAAATSPGATNMDLLGDAFATPAADAATTEASAAAAEGGTAATPTAPVTGAAAGAESTGGGGGDAPAAAVATPGAELISAFGGLGEVMKPTLTPQTGDVDTSMANMASNLTMGSPAAPQVAPPSWGAPMPAPMGGPLFMGIHPGYSMPGAPGAGAPMMHLVRPGFPAANAPMSPGMTQSPRKPPPPRNALDDLNIKDFM; encoded by the exons ATGTCGGGTCAGACGCTCACGGACCGCATCGCTGCGGCCCAGTACCAGCTGACGGGTTCGGACATGGCCAGGGCCGTGTGTAAGGCTACAACGCACGAAGTGATGGCGCCCAAGAAGAAGCACCTGGAGT ACCTGGTGTCAGCCACCAACACCACCAACGTGAACATCCCGCAGATGGCCGACACGCTTTTCGAGCGGGCCACCAACGCCAGCTGGGTGGTGGTCTTCAAGGCCCTGGTCACCACCCACCACATGTGCGTGCACGGCAATGAG AGGTTCATCCAGTACTTGGCCTCCAGGACTTCGCTCTTTAACCTCAGCAACTTCATCGACAAAACTGGCTCGAATG GCTACGACATGTCCACGTTCATCAGACGGTACGGCCGCTACCTGAATGAAAAAGCCTTCGCCTACCGCCAGATGGCTTTCGACTTCACTCGAGTTAAGAAAGG GGCCGAGGGGGTGATGAGGACCATGACCACGGAGAAGCTATTGAAGGGCATGCCCGTCTTGCAGACTCAGATCGACACGCTTCTGGAGTTTGAC GTTCATCCTAAGGAGCTGAACAACGGCATCATCAACGCCGCTTTCTTGCTGCTCTTCAAGGACTTGGTCAAGCTCTTTGCATCCTACAACGATGGCATCATCAACATGTTGG AGAAATATTTCAAGATGAAAAAGAGCGACTGTAAGGAAGCGTTGGAGATCTACAAGAGGTTCCTGACCCGGGTGACTAAAATCGGGGAGTTCATGAAGCTGGCGGAG acCGTTGGAgttgacaaaaatgacatcccCGACATTAACTAT GCCCCCAGCAGTATCCTGGAGTCTCTGGAAACGCACATGAATGGCCTGGAGGACGTCAAGGGTGGCAAGAAGGG TGAAGG GTCTCCGACTAAG GGTTCTCCCACAAACAACGTGTCTCCGACTTCGACTCCGGCCAAATCGTCAAACGCCGTCCCGGCACTGCAGCCTCCACCTGGGGAGAGCGCGGCCGCTGCCGCTCCGGCTGCACCCGAGCCAGCGGAAGA TTCCTTGTTGGACCTGGATCCTCTGTCCTCTTCTGGCCCGCCAGCAGCATCCGCAGGCCCCACGTCCTGGGGAG ACCTTCTCGGATCAG AAATGGGCGATTCCTTGCTAGCCGAGCCCGCTCTGGCTGCAGAGGccgccgccccctcccctgccGCCGCCGACTCCACGCCTGCCCCCGCCGCGCCAGAAGCTGGAGTCCCTCTAGCTCCTCACAGTAGCACGGCGGCCGCCACCTCCCCTGGCGCCACCAATATGGATCTGTTAGGAG ATGCCTTCGCCACGCCCGCCGCGGACGCCGCCACCACCGAGGCCTCCGCCGCGGCAGCTGAGGGTGGAACCGCAGCGACACCCACCGCCCCTGTCACCGGAGCTGCAGCTGGAGCCG AGTccactggaggaggaggaggagatgcaCCAGCAGCCGCTGTCGCCACCCCTGGAGCAGAACTCATCTCAG CTTTTGGTGGCTTAGGAGAGGTAATGAAGCCCACCCTGACCCCCCAGACGGGTGATGTTGACACCTCCATGGCTAACATGGCGAGTA ATCTGACGATGGGATCTCCAGCGGCTCCTCAGGTAGCTCCCCCCAGCTGGGGTGCCCCCATG CCAGCACCCATGGGTGGTCCTCTATTTATGGGGATTCACCCAGGCTACAGCATG CCCGGGGCACCGGGTGCCGGAGCTCCCATGATGCATTTGGTTAGACCGGGCTTCCCCGCCGCCAATGCCCCG aTGTCTCCTGGAATGACCCAGAGCCCCAGAAAGCCTCCCCCGCCCAGGAACGCTCTGGATGACCTTAACATCAAGGACTTCATGTAG
- the snap91b gene encoding clathrin coat assembly protein AP180 isoform X6, translating to MSGQTLTDRIAAAQYQLTGSDMARAVCKATTHEVMAPKKKHLEYLVSATNTTNVNIPQMADTLFERATNASWVVVFKALVTTHHMCVHGNERFIQYLASRTSLFNLSNFIDKTGSNGYDMSTFIRRYGRYLNEKAFAYRQMAFDFTRVKKGAEGVMRTMTTEKLLKGMPVLQTQIDTLLEFDVHPKELNNGIINAAFLLLFKDLVKLFASYNDGIINMLEKYFKMKKSDCKEALEIYKRFLTRVTKIGEFMKLAETVGVDKNDIPDINYAPSSILESLETHMNGLEDVKGGKKGEGSPTKGSPTNNVSPTSTPAKSSNAVPALQPPPGESAAAAAPAAPEPAEDSLLDLDPLSSSGPPAASAGPTSWGDLLGSEMGDSLLAEPALAAEAAAPSPAAADSTPAPAAPEAGVPLAPHSSTAAATSPGATNMDLLGDAFATPAADAATTEASAAAAEGGTAATPTAPVTGAAAGAESTGGGGGDAPAAAVATPGAELISAFGGLGEVMKPTLTPQTGDVDTSMANMASNLTMGSPAAPQPGAPGAGAPMMHLVRPGFPAANAPMSPGMTQSPRKPPPPRNALDDLNIKDFM from the exons ATGTCGGGTCAGACGCTCACGGACCGCATCGCTGCGGCCCAGTACCAGCTGACGGGTTCGGACATGGCCAGGGCCGTGTGTAAGGCTACAACGCACGAAGTGATGGCGCCCAAGAAGAAGCACCTGGAGT ACCTGGTGTCAGCCACCAACACCACCAACGTGAACATCCCGCAGATGGCCGACACGCTTTTCGAGCGGGCCACCAACGCCAGCTGGGTGGTGGTCTTCAAGGCCCTGGTCACCACCCACCACATGTGCGTGCACGGCAATGAG AGGTTCATCCAGTACTTGGCCTCCAGGACTTCGCTCTTTAACCTCAGCAACTTCATCGACAAAACTGGCTCGAATG GCTACGACATGTCCACGTTCATCAGACGGTACGGCCGCTACCTGAATGAAAAAGCCTTCGCCTACCGCCAGATGGCTTTCGACTTCACTCGAGTTAAGAAAGG GGCCGAGGGGGTGATGAGGACCATGACCACGGAGAAGCTATTGAAGGGCATGCCCGTCTTGCAGACTCAGATCGACACGCTTCTGGAGTTTGAC GTTCATCCTAAGGAGCTGAACAACGGCATCATCAACGCCGCTTTCTTGCTGCTCTTCAAGGACTTGGTCAAGCTCTTTGCATCCTACAACGATGGCATCATCAACATGTTGG AGAAATATTTCAAGATGAAAAAGAGCGACTGTAAGGAAGCGTTGGAGATCTACAAGAGGTTCCTGACCCGGGTGACTAAAATCGGGGAGTTCATGAAGCTGGCGGAG acCGTTGGAgttgacaaaaatgacatcccCGACATTAACTAT GCCCCCAGCAGTATCCTGGAGTCTCTGGAAACGCACATGAATGGCCTGGAGGACGTCAAGGGTGGCAAGAAGGG TGAAGG GTCTCCGACTAAG GGTTCTCCCACAAACAACGTGTCTCCGACTTCGACTCCGGCCAAATCGTCAAACGCCGTCCCGGCACTGCAGCCTCCACCTGGGGAGAGCGCGGCCGCTGCCGCTCCGGCTGCACCCGAGCCAGCGGAAGA TTCCTTGTTGGACCTGGATCCTCTGTCCTCTTCTGGCCCGCCAGCAGCATCCGCAGGCCCCACGTCCTGGGGAG ACCTTCTCGGATCAG AAATGGGCGATTCCTTGCTAGCCGAGCCCGCTCTGGCTGCAGAGGccgccgccccctcccctgccGCCGCCGACTCCACGCCTGCCCCCGCCGCGCCAGAAGCTGGAGTCCCTCTAGCTCCTCACAGTAGCACGGCGGCCGCCACCTCCCCTGGCGCCACCAATATGGATCTGTTAGGAG ATGCCTTCGCCACGCCCGCCGCGGACGCCGCCACCACCGAGGCCTCCGCCGCGGCAGCTGAGGGTGGAACCGCAGCGACACCCACCGCCCCTGTCACCGGAGCTGCAGCTGGAGCCG AGTccactggaggaggaggaggagatgcaCCAGCAGCCGCTGTCGCCACCCCTGGAGCAGAACTCATCTCAG CTTTTGGTGGCTTAGGAGAGGTAATGAAGCCCACCCTGACCCCCCAGACGGGTGATGTTGACACCTCCATGGCTAACATGGCGAGTA ATCTGACGATGGGATCTCCAGCGGCTCCTCAG CCCGGGGCACCGGGTGCCGGAGCTCCCATGATGCATTTGGTTAGACCGGGCTTCCCCGCCGCCAATGCCCCG aTGTCTCCTGGAATGACCCAGAGCCCCAGAAAGCCTCCCCCGCCCAGGAACGCTCTGGATGACCTTAACATCAAGGACTTCATGTAG
- the snap91b gene encoding clathrin coat assembly protein AP180 isoform X11 gives MSGQTLTDRIAAAQYQLTGSDMARAVCKATTHEVMAPKKKHLEYLVSATNTTNVNIPQMADTLFERATNASWVVVFKALVTTHHMCVHGNERFIQYLASRTSLFNLSNFIDKTGSNGYDMSTFIRRYGRYLNEKAFAYRQMAFDFTRVKKGAEGVMRTMTTEKLLKGMPVLQTQIDTLLEFDVHPKELNNGIINAAFLLLFKDLVKLFASYNDGIINMLEKYFKMKKSDCKEALEIYKRFLTRVTKIGEFMKLAETVGVDKNDIPDINYAPSSILESLETHMNGLEDVKGGKKGEGSPTKGSPTNNVSPTSTPAKSSNAVPALQPPPGESAAAAAPAAPEPAEDSLLDLDPLSSSGPPAASAGPTSWGDLLGSEMGDSLLAEPALAAEAAAPSPAAADSTPAPAAPEAGVPLAPHSSTAAATSPGATNMDLLGDAFATPAADAATTEASAAAAEGGTAATPTAPVTGAAAGADPFAPSDGGTTAAASLGLDLFDVGNSCFSSVVPSPSPSSIFTSTSSTTITTATVSAPIATTDLFSADLFDSSSISPICSSAPPPKTDSRDILSLFCESTGGGGGDAPAAAVATPGAELISAFGGLGEVMKPTLTPQTGDVDTSMANMASNLTMGSPAAPQVAPPSWGAPMPGAPGAGAPMMHLVRPGFPAANAPMSPGMTQSPRKPPPPRNALDDLNIKDFM, from the exons ATGTCGGGTCAGACGCTCACGGACCGCATCGCTGCGGCCCAGTACCAGCTGACGGGTTCGGACATGGCCAGGGCCGTGTGTAAGGCTACAACGCACGAAGTGATGGCGCCCAAGAAGAAGCACCTGGAGT ACCTGGTGTCAGCCACCAACACCACCAACGTGAACATCCCGCAGATGGCCGACACGCTTTTCGAGCGGGCCACCAACGCCAGCTGGGTGGTGGTCTTCAAGGCCCTGGTCACCACCCACCACATGTGCGTGCACGGCAATGAG AGGTTCATCCAGTACTTGGCCTCCAGGACTTCGCTCTTTAACCTCAGCAACTTCATCGACAAAACTGGCTCGAATG GCTACGACATGTCCACGTTCATCAGACGGTACGGCCGCTACCTGAATGAAAAAGCCTTCGCCTACCGCCAGATGGCTTTCGACTTCACTCGAGTTAAGAAAGG GGCCGAGGGGGTGATGAGGACCATGACCACGGAGAAGCTATTGAAGGGCATGCCCGTCTTGCAGACTCAGATCGACACGCTTCTGGAGTTTGAC GTTCATCCTAAGGAGCTGAACAACGGCATCATCAACGCCGCTTTCTTGCTGCTCTTCAAGGACTTGGTCAAGCTCTTTGCATCCTACAACGATGGCATCATCAACATGTTGG AGAAATATTTCAAGATGAAAAAGAGCGACTGTAAGGAAGCGTTGGAGATCTACAAGAGGTTCCTGACCCGGGTGACTAAAATCGGGGAGTTCATGAAGCTGGCGGAG acCGTTGGAgttgacaaaaatgacatcccCGACATTAACTAT GCCCCCAGCAGTATCCTGGAGTCTCTGGAAACGCACATGAATGGCCTGGAGGACGTCAAGGGTGGCAAGAAGGG TGAAGG GTCTCCGACTAAG GGTTCTCCCACAAACAACGTGTCTCCGACTTCGACTCCGGCCAAATCGTCAAACGCCGTCCCGGCACTGCAGCCTCCACCTGGGGAGAGCGCGGCCGCTGCCGCTCCGGCTGCACCCGAGCCAGCGGAAGA TTCCTTGTTGGACCTGGATCCTCTGTCCTCTTCTGGCCCGCCAGCAGCATCCGCAGGCCCCACGTCCTGGGGAG ACCTTCTCGGATCAG AAATGGGCGATTCCTTGCTAGCCGAGCCCGCTCTGGCTGCAGAGGccgccgccccctcccctgccGCCGCCGACTCCACGCCTGCCCCCGCCGCGCCAGAAGCTGGAGTCCCTCTAGCTCCTCACAGTAGCACGGCGGCCGCCACCTCCCCTGGCGCCACCAATATGGATCTGTTAGGAG ATGCCTTCGCCACGCCCGCCGCGGACGCCGCCACCACCGAGGCCTCCGCCGCGGCAGCTGAGGGTGGAACCGCAGCGACACCCACCGCCCCTGTCACCGGAGCTGCAGCTGGAGCCG ACCCCTTTGCGCCCTCGGACGGGGGCACTACGGCCGCAGCATCTTTGGGTCTCGACCTTTTCGATGTGGGCAACTCGTGTTTTAGCTCGGTGGTGCCCTCCCCTTCCCCATCGTCGATCTTCACCTCCACTTCCagcaccaccatcaccacgGCGACCGTTTCGGCGCCAATAGCTACCACCGATCTTTTCAGCG CGGATTTATTCGACTCCTCATCCATCTCACCCATCTGTTCCTCTGCGCCCCCACCCAAAACTGACAGCAGAGACATCCTGAGCCTGTTTTGTG AGTccactggaggaggaggaggagatgcaCCAGCAGCCGCTGTCGCCACCCCTGGAGCAGAACTCATCTCAG CTTTTGGTGGCTTAGGAGAGGTAATGAAGCCCACCCTGACCCCCCAGACGGGTGATGTTGACACCTCCATGGCTAACATGGCGAGTA ATCTGACGATGGGATCTCCAGCGGCTCCTCAGGTAGCTCCCCCCAGCTGGGGTGCCCCCATG CCCGGGGCACCGGGTGCCGGAGCTCCCATGATGCATTTGGTTAGACCGGGCTTCCCCGCCGCCAATGCCCCG aTGTCTCCTGGAATGACCCAGAGCCCCAGAAAGCCTCCCCCGCCCAGGAACGCTCTGGATGACCTTAACATCAAGGACTTCATGTAG
- the snap91b gene encoding clathrin coat assembly protein AP180 isoform X10 produces the protein MSGQTLTDRIAAAQYQLTGSDMARAVCKATTHEVMAPKKKHLEYLVSATNTTNVNIPQMADTLFERATNASWVVVFKALVTTHHMCVHGNERFIQYLASRTSLFNLSNFIDKTGSNGYDMSTFIRRYGRYLNEKAFAYRQMAFDFTRVKKGAEGVMRTMTTEKLLKGMPVLQTQIDTLLEFDVHPKELNNGIINAAFLLLFKDLVKLFASYNDGIINMLEKYFKMKKSDCKEALEIYKRFLTRVTKIGEFMKLAETVGVDKNDIPDINYAPSSILESLETHMNGLEDVKGGKKGEGSPTKGSPTNNVSPTSTPAKSSNAVPALQPPPGESAAAAAPAAPEPAEDSLLDLDPLSSSGPPAASAGPTSWGDLLGSEMGDSLLAEPALAAEAAAPSPAAADSTPAPAAPEAGVPLAPHSSTAAATSPGATNMDLLGDAFATPAADAATTEASAAAAEGGTAATPTAPVTGAAAGAESTGGGGGDAPAAAVATPGAELISAFGGLGEVMKPTLTPQTGDVDTSMANMASNLTMGSPAAPQVAPPSWGAPM, from the exons ATGTCGGGTCAGACGCTCACGGACCGCATCGCTGCGGCCCAGTACCAGCTGACGGGTTCGGACATGGCCAGGGCCGTGTGTAAGGCTACAACGCACGAAGTGATGGCGCCCAAGAAGAAGCACCTGGAGT ACCTGGTGTCAGCCACCAACACCACCAACGTGAACATCCCGCAGATGGCCGACACGCTTTTCGAGCGGGCCACCAACGCCAGCTGGGTGGTGGTCTTCAAGGCCCTGGTCACCACCCACCACATGTGCGTGCACGGCAATGAG AGGTTCATCCAGTACTTGGCCTCCAGGACTTCGCTCTTTAACCTCAGCAACTTCATCGACAAAACTGGCTCGAATG GCTACGACATGTCCACGTTCATCAGACGGTACGGCCGCTACCTGAATGAAAAAGCCTTCGCCTACCGCCAGATGGCTTTCGACTTCACTCGAGTTAAGAAAGG GGCCGAGGGGGTGATGAGGACCATGACCACGGAGAAGCTATTGAAGGGCATGCCCGTCTTGCAGACTCAGATCGACACGCTTCTGGAGTTTGAC GTTCATCCTAAGGAGCTGAACAACGGCATCATCAACGCCGCTTTCTTGCTGCTCTTCAAGGACTTGGTCAAGCTCTTTGCATCCTACAACGATGGCATCATCAACATGTTGG AGAAATATTTCAAGATGAAAAAGAGCGACTGTAAGGAAGCGTTGGAGATCTACAAGAGGTTCCTGACCCGGGTGACTAAAATCGGGGAGTTCATGAAGCTGGCGGAG acCGTTGGAgttgacaaaaatgacatcccCGACATTAACTAT GCCCCCAGCAGTATCCTGGAGTCTCTGGAAACGCACATGAATGGCCTGGAGGACGTCAAGGGTGGCAAGAAGGG TGAAGG GTCTCCGACTAAG GGTTCTCCCACAAACAACGTGTCTCCGACTTCGACTCCGGCCAAATCGTCAAACGCCGTCCCGGCACTGCAGCCTCCACCTGGGGAGAGCGCGGCCGCTGCCGCTCCGGCTGCACCCGAGCCAGCGGAAGA TTCCTTGTTGGACCTGGATCCTCTGTCCTCTTCTGGCCCGCCAGCAGCATCCGCAGGCCCCACGTCCTGGGGAG ACCTTCTCGGATCAG AAATGGGCGATTCCTTGCTAGCCGAGCCCGCTCTGGCTGCAGAGGccgccgccccctcccctgccGCCGCCGACTCCACGCCTGCCCCCGCCGCGCCAGAAGCTGGAGTCCCTCTAGCTCCTCACAGTAGCACGGCGGCCGCCACCTCCCCTGGCGCCACCAATATGGATCTGTTAGGAG ATGCCTTCGCCACGCCCGCCGCGGACGCCGCCACCACCGAGGCCTCCGCCGCGGCAGCTGAGGGTGGAACCGCAGCGACACCCACCGCCCCTGTCACCGGAGCTGCAGCTGGAGCCG AGTccactggaggaggaggaggagatgcaCCAGCAGCCGCTGTCGCCACCCCTGGAGCAGAACTCATCTCAG CTTTTGGTGGCTTAGGAGAGGTAATGAAGCCCACCCTGACCCCCCAGACGGGTGATGTTGACACCTCCATGGCTAACATGGCGAGTA ATCTGACGATGGGATCTCCAGCGGCTCCTCAGGTAGCTCCCCCCAGCTGGGGTGCCCCCATG TGA
- the snap91b gene encoding clathrin coat assembly protein AP180 isoform X7: MSGQTLTDRIAAAQYQLTGSDMARAVCKATTHEVMAPKKKHLEYLVSATNTTNVNIPQMADTLFERATNASWVVVFKALVTTHHMCVHGNERFIQYLASRTSLFNLSNFIDKTGSNGYDMSTFIRRYGRYLNEKAFAYRQMAFDFTRVKKGAEGVMRTMTTEKLLKGMPVLQTQIDTLLEFDVHPKELNNGIINAAFLLLFKDLVKLFASYNDGIINMLEKYFKMKKSDCKEALEIYKRFLTRVTKIGEFMKLAETVGVDKNDIPDINYAPSSILESLETHMNGLEDVKGGKKGEGSPTKGSPTNNVSPTSTPAKSSNAVPALQPPPGESAAAAAPAAPEPAEDSLLDLDPLSSSGPPAASAGPTSWGDLLGSEMGDSLLAEPALAAEAAAPSPAAADSTPAPAAPEAGVPLAPHSSTAAATSPGATNMDLLGDAFATPAADAATTEASAAAAEGGTAATPTAPVTGAAAGAESTGGGGGDAPAAAVATPGAELISAFGGLGEVMKPTLTPQTGDVDTSMANMASNLTMGSPAAPQVAPPSWGAPMMSPGMTQSPRKPPPPRNALDDLNIKDFM; encoded by the exons ATGTCGGGTCAGACGCTCACGGACCGCATCGCTGCGGCCCAGTACCAGCTGACGGGTTCGGACATGGCCAGGGCCGTGTGTAAGGCTACAACGCACGAAGTGATGGCGCCCAAGAAGAAGCACCTGGAGT ACCTGGTGTCAGCCACCAACACCACCAACGTGAACATCCCGCAGATGGCCGACACGCTTTTCGAGCGGGCCACCAACGCCAGCTGGGTGGTGGTCTTCAAGGCCCTGGTCACCACCCACCACATGTGCGTGCACGGCAATGAG AGGTTCATCCAGTACTTGGCCTCCAGGACTTCGCTCTTTAACCTCAGCAACTTCATCGACAAAACTGGCTCGAATG GCTACGACATGTCCACGTTCATCAGACGGTACGGCCGCTACCTGAATGAAAAAGCCTTCGCCTACCGCCAGATGGCTTTCGACTTCACTCGAGTTAAGAAAGG GGCCGAGGGGGTGATGAGGACCATGACCACGGAGAAGCTATTGAAGGGCATGCCCGTCTTGCAGACTCAGATCGACACGCTTCTGGAGTTTGAC GTTCATCCTAAGGAGCTGAACAACGGCATCATCAACGCCGCTTTCTTGCTGCTCTTCAAGGACTTGGTCAAGCTCTTTGCATCCTACAACGATGGCATCATCAACATGTTGG AGAAATATTTCAAGATGAAAAAGAGCGACTGTAAGGAAGCGTTGGAGATCTACAAGAGGTTCCTGACCCGGGTGACTAAAATCGGGGAGTTCATGAAGCTGGCGGAG acCGTTGGAgttgacaaaaatgacatcccCGACATTAACTAT GCCCCCAGCAGTATCCTGGAGTCTCTGGAAACGCACATGAATGGCCTGGAGGACGTCAAGGGTGGCAAGAAGGG TGAAGG GTCTCCGACTAAG GGTTCTCCCACAAACAACGTGTCTCCGACTTCGACTCCGGCCAAATCGTCAAACGCCGTCCCGGCACTGCAGCCTCCACCTGGGGAGAGCGCGGCCGCTGCCGCTCCGGCTGCACCCGAGCCAGCGGAAGA TTCCTTGTTGGACCTGGATCCTCTGTCCTCTTCTGGCCCGCCAGCAGCATCCGCAGGCCCCACGTCCTGGGGAG ACCTTCTCGGATCAG AAATGGGCGATTCCTTGCTAGCCGAGCCCGCTCTGGCTGCAGAGGccgccgccccctcccctgccGCCGCCGACTCCACGCCTGCCCCCGCCGCGCCAGAAGCTGGAGTCCCTCTAGCTCCTCACAGTAGCACGGCGGCCGCCACCTCCCCTGGCGCCACCAATATGGATCTGTTAGGAG ATGCCTTCGCCACGCCCGCCGCGGACGCCGCCACCACCGAGGCCTCCGCCGCGGCAGCTGAGGGTGGAACCGCAGCGACACCCACCGCCCCTGTCACCGGAGCTGCAGCTGGAGCCG AGTccactggaggaggaggaggagatgcaCCAGCAGCCGCTGTCGCCACCCCTGGAGCAGAACTCATCTCAG CTTTTGGTGGCTTAGGAGAGGTAATGAAGCCCACCCTGACCCCCCAGACGGGTGATGTTGACACCTCCATGGCTAACATGGCGAGTA ATCTGACGATGGGATCTCCAGCGGCTCCTCAGGTAGCTCCCCCCAGCTGGGGTGCCCCCATG aTGTCTCCTGGAATGACCCAGAGCCCCAGAAAGCCTCCCCCGCCCAGGAACGCTCTGGATGACCTTAACATCAAGGACTTCATGTAG